The Streptomyces sp. cg36 genomic interval CCGAGCAGCACCGCCCCGAACAGCACGGTCGCCACGACCCGGGCGCCGAGCACCGCGGCCACGGCGAACGCCGCACCCCGGTAGCCGCCGCCGAACGCGTCCTCGGAGACCGCCGCCTGCAGCGCCAGCAGCAGGAGTACCAGGACCCCCAGGGCGTCGCCGACACCGCCGACGAACTGCGCACTCCACAACCGTCGCAACGGCGGGATGCGCAACAGGGCCCTGACGGCGCGCTCGCGTGAGTCGGCGGCAAGGGCGTCGGAGATGGGGCTCCCGACCGTGGGGGTCCCGCCTTCGGAGCTCTGGGGATGCTCGGCTCGCGTCATCCGCCCAGCCTATCCGGAGCGCCACGATCCCCGGGGGCCCGCCCGAACATACGGGCGGGGATCACCCCGCCCGTACGACACACGTCCCGCTCCGTCTACTCCGCCGGGGCGGCCTTCTTGGCCGCCGCTGCCGTCTTCTTGGCAGGCGCCTTCTTCGCGGTGGCCGCCGTCTTCTTGGCGGCGGTCTTCTTCGCCGCGGTCTTCTTGGCGGGCGCCTTCTTGGCCGCCGCCTTCTTCGCCGTCTTCTTGGCGGGCCCCTTGGCGCGCTTCTCCGCGAGCAGCTCGTAGCCGCGCTCCGGCGTGATGTCCTCCACGCTGTCGCCGGTCCGCAGGGTCGCGTTGGTCTCGCCGTCCGTGACGTACGGACCGAAGCGCCCGTCCTTCACGACCACCGGCTTCTCGCTCACCGGGTCCGTGCCGAGCTCCTTCAGCGGCGGCTTGGCCGCGGCCCGGCCGCGCGCCTTCGGCTGCGCGTAGATCGCCAGCGCCTCCTCCAGCGTGATGGAGAACAGCTGGTCCTCGGTCTCCAGCGAACGGGAGTCGGTGCCCTTCTTCAGATACGGCCCGTACCGGCCGTTCTGCGCGGTGATCTCCACGCCCTCGGCGTCGGCGCCCACCACACGCGGCAGCGACATCAGCTTCAGCGCGTCCGCGAGCGTCACCGTGTCCAGCGCCATCGACTTGAACAGCGACGCCGTGCGCGGCTTCACCGCGTTCTTGCCGGTCTTGGGCGTGCCCTCGGGCAGGATCTCGGTCACATACGGCCCGTACCGGCCGTCCTTCGCCACGATCTGGTTGCCGCTCACCGGGTCCGTGCCCAGCTCGAAGTCGCCGCTCGGCTTCGCCAGCAGCTCCTCCGCCAGCTCGATCGTCAGCTCGTCGGGCGCCAGGTCCTCCGGCACGTCGGCGCGCTGGTGGCCCTCCGCATCCTTCTCGCCGCGCTCGATGTACGGCCCGTAGCGGCCGACCCGGAGCACGATTCCGCTGCCCACCGGGAACGAGGAGATCTCGCGCGCGTCGATCGCGCCGAGGTCCGTGACCAGCTCCTTCAGACCGCCGAGGTGGTCGCCGTCGCCGTTGCCCGCGTCGGAGGCCGCACCGGCGCCCGCCTCGCCCTCGCCGAAGTAGAAACGCTTCAGCCACGGCACCGACTGGGCCTCGCCGCGCGCGATGCGGTCGAGGTCGTCCTCCATGCGCGCGGTGAAGTCGTAGTCGACGAGCCGGCCGAAGTGCTTCTCCAGCAGGTTGACCACGGCGAAGCTCAGGAACGACGGGACGAGCGCCGTGCCCTTCTTGAAGACATAGCCGCGGTCCAGGATCGTGCCGATGATCGACGCGTACGTCGACGGGCGGCCGATCTCGCGCTCTTCCAGCTCCTTGACCAGCGAAGCCTCGGTGTAGCGGGCCGGCGGCTTGGTCGCGTGGCCGTCCGCGGTGATCTCCTCGGCCGACAGCGCGTCGCCCTCGGCGACCTGCGGCAGGCGCCGCTCGCGGTCGTCCAGCTCCGCGTTCGGGTCGTCCGCGCCCTCGACGTACGCCTTCATGAAGCCGTGGAAGGTGATCGTCTTGCCGGACGCGGTGAACTCGGCGTCCCGCCCGTCGCTCGCCCGGCCCGCGATCCGCACGGTCACCGAGTTCCCGACGGCGTCCTTCATCTGGGAGGCGACCGTCCGCTTCCAGATCAGCTCGTACAGGCGGAACTGGTCGCCGGTCAGACCCGTCTCGGCCGGAGTGCGGAAACGATCACCCGACGGACGGATCGCCTCGTGCGCCTCCTGCGCGTTCTTGACCTTGCCCGCGTACGTACGCGGCTTCTCCGGCAGGTAGTCCGCGCCGTACAGCTGCGTCACCTGCGCACGGGCCGCCGACACCGCGGTGTCGGAGAGCGTCGTGGAGTCCGTACGCATATAGGTGATGAAGCCGTTCTCGTACAGCTTCTGGGCGACCTGCATGGTGGCCTTGGCCCCGAAGCCCAGCTTGCGGGACGCCTCCTGCTGGAGCGTCGTCGTACGGAACGGGGCGTACGGCGAGCGGCGGTACGGCTTGGACTCGACCGAGCGCACGGCGAAGGACGAGTCGGCGAGGGCGGCGGCCAGGGCTCTGGCGTTCGCCTCGTCGAGGTGGAGCACGTCGCTCTTGAGTTGTCCGTCGGGACCGAAGTCGCGGCCCTGCGCCACTCGGCGGCCGTCGACCGTGGCCAGCCGTGCCACCAGCGAGGACGGGTCGGAGGCGTCGCCCGCCCGGCCGGTGGAGAACGTCCCGGTCAGGTCCCAGTACTCAGCAGAACGAAAAGCGATGCGCTCGCGTTCCCGCTCCACCACGAGCCGGGTCGCCACCGACTGGACGCGGCCCGCCGACAGCTTCGGCATGACCTTCTTCCACAGCACCGGCGAGACCTCGTAGCCGTAGAGGCGGTCGAGGATGCGCCGGGTCTCCTGGGCGTCGACCATGCGCTGGTTGAGCTCGCGCGGGTTGGCGACGGCGTCCCGGATGGCGTCCTTGGTGATCTCGTGGAAGACCATCCGGTGGACGGGGACCTTGGGCTTCAGGACTTCCTGGAGGTGCCACGCGATGGCCTCGCCCTCGCGGTCCTCATCGGTGGCGAGGAAGAGTTCGTCCGACTCGGCCAGCAGGTCCTTGAGCTTCTTGACCTGGGCCTTCTTGTCGGCGTTGACGACGTAGATGGGCTGGAAGTCGTGCTCGACGTCCACTCCGAGGCGGCGCACCTCACCGGTGTACTTGTCCGGCACCTCGGCGGCGCCGTTCGGGAGGTCGCG includes:
- the topA gene encoding type I DNA topoisomerase; translated protein: MSPTSETAKGGRRLVIVESPAKAKTIKGYLGPGYVVEASVGHIRDLPNGAAEVPDKYTGEVRRLGVDVEHDFQPIYVVNADKKAQVKKLKDLLAESDELFLATDEDREGEAIAWHLQEVLKPKVPVHRMVFHEITKDAIRDAVANPRELNQRMVDAQETRRILDRLYGYEVSPVLWKKVMPKLSAGRVQSVATRLVVERERERIAFRSAEYWDLTGTFSTGRAGDASDPSSLVARLATVDGRRVAQGRDFGPDGQLKSDVLHLDEANARALAAALADSSFAVRSVESKPYRRSPYAPFRTTTLQQEASRKLGFGAKATMQVAQKLYENGFITYMRTDSTTLSDTAVSAARAQVTQLYGADYLPEKPRTYAGKVKNAQEAHEAIRPSGDRFRTPAETGLTGDQFRLYELIWKRTVASQMKDAVGNSVTVRIAGRASDGRDAEFTASGKTITFHGFMKAYVEGADDPNAELDDRERRLPQVAEGDALSAEEITADGHATKPPARYTEASLVKELEEREIGRPSTYASIIGTILDRGYVFKKGTALVPSFLSFAVVNLLEKHFGRLVDYDFTARMEDDLDRIARGEAQSVPWLKRFYFGEGEAGAGAASDAGNGDGDHLGGLKELVTDLGAIDAREISSFPVGSGIVLRVGRYGPYIERGEKDAEGHQRADVPEDLAPDELTIELAEELLAKPSGDFELGTDPVSGNQIVAKDGRYGPYVTEILPEGTPKTGKNAVKPRTASLFKSMALDTVTLADALKLMSLPRVVGADAEGVEITAQNGRYGPYLKKGTDSRSLETEDQLFSITLEEALAIYAQPKARGRAAAKPPLKELGTDPVSEKPVVVKDGRFGPYVTDGETNATLRTGDSVEDITPERGYELLAEKRAKGPAKKTAKKAAAKKAPAKKTAAKKTAAKKTAATAKKAPAKKTAAAAKKAAPAE